One window of Marinobacterium aestuarii genomic DNA carries:
- a CDS encoding M20 aminoacylase family protein → MTRLIENPDFLHSCAEFVRIRQDIHAHPELGAEVPRTSALVARLLQDWGYETHTGIGGQGVVGVLHNGTGSRSIGLRADMDALPMQERTGLAHASTIDGRMHACGHDGHTAILLAAAQYLAHNRHFDGTLNLIFQPDEEGLSGAKAMIEDGLFERFPCDAVYALHNMPGKEVGHGVARAGVFMASSDRVEIRLQGKGGHAALPHLSIDPTPALASIVLALQTIISRNLDPIEAAVLSIGKLEAGTASNVIPDQASLTLSVRALTPESRELLEKRIREIVQGQCSAYGIDAHIEYHRLVPPLQNSAEQTQLVHDCISDVLGADFVEGSEAQPLMGSEDFAWMLKERPGCYFLLANGTGDWVGCSVHNPHYDFNDRLVPLGAACWVELVNRYLC, encoded by the coding sequence ATGACCCGACTGATTGAAAACCCCGACTTCCTGCACAGCTGCGCAGAATTCGTGCGTATTCGCCAGGATATCCATGCCCATCCGGAACTCGGCGCCGAGGTGCCGCGCACTTCCGCGCTGGTCGCCCGCCTACTGCAAGACTGGGGCTACGAGACCCACACCGGCATCGGCGGTCAGGGAGTGGTCGGCGTACTACATAACGGCACCGGCAGCCGCAGTATCGGCCTGCGGGCCGACATGGATGCCCTGCCTATGCAGGAGCGCACCGGCCTAGCCCATGCGAGCACTATCGATGGTCGCATGCATGCCTGTGGTCACGACGGTCATACCGCTATCCTGCTGGCAGCGGCCCAGTATCTGGCCCACAACCGCCACTTCGACGGCACCCTTAACCTGATATTTCAGCCCGATGAAGAAGGCCTGAGCGGGGCCAAGGCGATGATCGAGGACGGCCTGTTCGAGCGCTTCCCCTGCGATGCGGTCTATGCGCTGCACAATATGCCGGGCAAGGAGGTTGGCCACGGCGTCGCCAGGGCCGGCGTCTTCATGGCCTCGTCGGATCGCGTCGAAATTCGCCTGCAGGGCAAAGGCGGTCATGCCGCCCTGCCCCATCTTTCGATCGACCCGACTCCGGCCCTGGCCAGCATAGTGCTGGCACTGCAAACCATCATTTCACGCAACCTTGACCCCATAGAAGCGGCGGTACTCAGCATCGGCAAGCTTGAAGCCGGCACCGCCTCCAATGTGATACCGGATCAGGCTTCGCTAACACTATCAGTGCGTGCTCTCACGCCCGAGAGCCGGGAACTACTGGAAAAACGCATTCGCGAAATAGTCCAGGGTCAGTGCAGCGCCTATGGCATCGATGCTCATATCGAGTACCACCGCCTGGTACCACCACTGCAAAACAGCGCTGAGCAAACCCAGCTGGTGCACGACTGCATCAGTGATGTCCTGGGCGCCGATTTTGTAGAGGGAAGTGAGGCCCAGCCACTCATGGGCAGCGAAGATTTTGCCTGGATGCTGAAGGAAAGGCCGGGGTGCTACTTCCTGCTGGCCAACGGCACCGGTGACTGGGTCGGTTGCTCAGTACACAACCCCCACTATGATTTCAACGATCGACTGGTGCCGCTCGGTGCCGCCTGCTGGGTCGAGCTGGTCAACCGCTATCTTTGCTGA
- a CDS encoding Re/Si-specific NAD(P)(+) transhydrogenase subunit alpha, translated as MRIGVPKEIDEGEKRVALTPEVAGQLQKLGFSLAIETRAGEAAHFDDDQYREAGVEIIEDPKELWRSSDIIMKVRPPSQHPELGFYGVELLRKGQTLISFLYPAQNPELLQALSERGVTALAMDSVPRISRAQKMDALSSMANIAGYRAVVEAAQHFGRFFTGQITAAGKIPPAKVLVIGAGVAGLAAIGAAKSMGAIVRAFDTRPEVKEQVESMDAEFLMLDFKDEDGSGEGGYAKTMSAEFIKAEMALFAAQAEEVDIIITTALIPGRAAPELITEGMVTCMKPGSVIVDLAAEAGGNCKLTVANEVVVRHGVTLIGYTNLPSRLAAQSSQLYATNLRHLLTDLCPQKDGEIVVNMDDEVIRGATVVKEGNVTWPPPAPRISAAPKADMGDKAKAAMPKPAAKPAHPLAFLIPLAVAGLVLFGLGAVAPPAFIGHLTVFVLSCFVGYMVVWGVSHSLHTPLMSVTNAISSIIVIGALIQISSDSTLVVVLSTLAVFITSINIVGGFAVTQRMLRMFRK; from the coding sequence ATGCGAATAGGTGTCCCTAAAGAGATCGACGAAGGGGAAAAGCGGGTTGCGCTTACCCCCGAGGTGGCCGGCCAATTGCAAAAGCTGGGCTTTAGCCTGGCGATTGAAACCCGAGCAGGCGAAGCCGCCCATTTCGACGATGACCAGTATCGCGAAGCCGGCGTCGAGATTATCGAAGACCCGAAAGAACTCTGGCGTTCGTCCGATATTATTATGAAGGTGCGCCCGCCCAGTCAGCATCCGGAGCTGGGTTTTTATGGCGTTGAACTGCTGCGCAAGGGTCAGACCCTGATCAGTTTCCTCTATCCTGCGCAAAACCCCGAGCTGCTGCAGGCGCTGTCTGAGCGCGGTGTTACGGCGCTGGCGATGGATTCAGTGCCGCGTATTTCCCGCGCCCAGAAAATGGATGCCCTGAGCTCCATGGCCAATATCGCCGGTTATCGTGCGGTGGTTGAGGCGGCGCAGCATTTTGGCCGTTTCTTTACCGGCCAGATCACCGCCGCCGGCAAGATTCCGCCGGCCAAGGTGCTGGTCATCGGTGCCGGTGTCGCGGGTCTTGCAGCCATAGGTGCGGCCAAGAGCATGGGCGCCATCGTGCGTGCTTTCGATACCCGTCCCGAGGTGAAGGAACAGGTCGAGAGCATGGACGCCGAGTTCCTGATGCTGGACTTCAAGGATGAGGATGGCAGCGGCGAGGGCGGTTATGCCAAGACCATGAGCGCCGAGTTCATCAAGGCCGAGATGGCGCTGTTCGCGGCCCAGGCCGAGGAGGTGGATATCATCATCACCACGGCGCTGATCCCGGGCCGCGCTGCGCCCGAGCTGATCACCGAAGGCATGGTCACCTGCATGAAGCCCGGCAGCGTGATCGTCGATCTGGCGGCCGAGGCGGGTGGCAACTGCAAGCTGACCGTCGCCAACGAGGTGGTGGTGCGCCACGGTGTTACCCTGATCGGCTATACTAACCTGCCGAGCCGCCTGGCGGCTCAGTCGAGCCAGCTGTACGCCACCAACCTGCGCCATCTGCTGACCGATTTGTGCCCGCAGAAGGACGGCGAAATCGTCGTCAACATGGACGACGAAGTCATCCGTGGCGCCACAGTGGTGAAGGAAGGCAATGTCACCTGGCCGCCGCCTGCACCGCGTATTTCCGCCGCACCCAAGGCGGATATGGGCGACAAGGCGAAGGCCGCGATGCCAAAGCCAGCTGCAAAACCGGCGCACCCGCTGGCCTTCCTGATACCGCTGGCAGTCGCCGGCCTGGTGCTGTTTGGCCTGGGTGCCGTGGCGCCACCGGCCTTTATCGGCCACTTGACGGTGTTCGTGCTGTCCTGTTTTGTCGGCTACATGGTGGTCTGGGGCGTGTCCCATTCGCTGCACACGCCGCTGATGAGTGTGACCAACGCTATCAGTAGCATCATCGTTATAGGGGCACTGATTCAGATCTCCAGCGACAGCACGCTGGTCGTGGTGCTGTCGACGCTGGCGGTGTTTATCACCAGCATCAACATAGTCGGTGGTTTCGCCGTGACTCAGCGCATGCTGCGCATGTTCAGGAAATAA
- a CDS encoding GntR family transcriptional regulator: protein MNTDDENSSTCQQLRNDILDGSIEPASKLSISHLSARYESSAAPVREALSRLAAEGLVVRKGQRGYWAAPVSVEEFLEVARLRVMLEVDAFRQSIRHGDLDWEAGIAGARHRELSVRRAAQGQLKERAGELIRENRRFHMALIAQCPSKWQLRFISTLYDQSERFRRLSLINLREGPAEVDEHELIMEAAFRRDEEAACELLRAHIEHSNSRVVETLFPDTKADG, encoded by the coding sequence ATGAACACTGACGACGAGAACAGCAGCACCTGTCAGCAGCTGCGCAATGACATTCTGGATGGCTCCATTGAGCCTGCCAGCAAGCTGTCCATCAGTCACCTGTCGGCTCGCTATGAATCCAGCGCAGCGCCGGTGCGTGAAGCTCTTTCCCGCCTGGCGGCGGAGGGGCTGGTTGTTCGCAAGGGCCAGCGCGGTTACTGGGCAGCGCCGGTGTCGGTGGAGGAGTTTCTGGAAGTGGCGCGCCTGCGTGTCATGCTGGAAGTGGATGCGTTTCGCCAGTCCATCCGCCACGGCGACCTCGATTGGGAAGCAGGTATTGCTGGTGCTAGGCACCGTGAACTGAGCGTGCGCCGCGCAGCCCAGGGGCAATTAAAGGAGAGGGCTGGTGAGCTGATTCGCGAAAATCGCCGTTTTCACATGGCGCTGATCGCCCAGTGCCCGTCCAAATGGCAGCTGCGTTTCATCTCAACACTATATGATCAGTCCGAGCGCTTTCGTCGCCTGTCCCTGATTAATCTGCGCGAAGGCCCCGCGGAAGTAGACGAGCACGAGCTGATCATGGAAGCGGCCTTTCGCCGCGATGAAGAGGCCGCCTGCGAGTTACTGCGCGCGCATATCGAGCACTCCAATAGCCGCGTCGTCGAAACCCTGTTTCCGGATACAAAAGCAGACGGGTAG
- the pntB gene encoding Re/Si-specific NAD(P)(+) transhydrogenase subunit beta encodes MSTGVITASYIGASALFILALGGLSHQESARRGNLYGMLGMGLALVVTIFGLVTDNRFALIVGMLAGGGIGWYLAKKVEMTQMPELVAILHSLVGLAAVCVGFANALDHGADISGVEKTIHDVETYIGILIGAVTLSGSVAAYLKLSAKISGKPLQLPGRHLFNVGLLLLSIWFGVLFVQQSALGGGTVWLLLMTLLALLFGVHMVMAIGGADMPVVVSMLNSYSGWAAAAMGFMLGNDLLIVVGALVGSSGAILSYIMCKAMNRKFVNVILGGFGTGASKSGAAAGPAGEAGDVKPIEAEEAADLLENAREVMIVPGYGMAVAQAQHIVYEITKKLRDKGVNVRFGIHPVAGRMPGHMNVLLAEARVPYDIVYEMDEINGDFSKVDVSIVIGANDIVNPAAQEVPDSPIAGMPVLEPWKGKTTIVLKRSMGTGYAGVDNPLFYKDNTRMLFGDAKESVDAVLKFLSH; translated from the coding sequence ATGAGTACAGGTGTAATCACAGCGTCCTATATCGGTGCCAGTGCACTGTTCATCCTGGCGCTCGGTGGCCTCAGCCACCAGGAAAGCGCGCGCCGGGGCAATCTCTACGGCATGCTGGGCATGGGGCTGGCATTGGTCGTCACCATTTTCGGCCTGGTCACCGACAATCGCTTCGCGCTCATTGTTGGCATGCTTGCCGGCGGCGGTATCGGCTGGTATCTGGCGAAAAAGGTCGAGATGACCCAGATGCCGGAGCTGGTGGCGATTCTGCACAGCCTGGTGGGCCTGGCGGCGGTGTGCGTCGGTTTTGCCAATGCGCTGGATCACGGCGCTGACATCAGCGGTGTCGAGAAAACCATTCACGATGTTGAAACCTATATCGGCATCCTCATCGGTGCCGTGACCCTCTCAGGTTCGGTGGCGGCCTACCTCAAGCTCAGCGCCAAGATCAGCGGCAAGCCACTGCAGCTGCCGGGTCGGCATCTGTTTAACGTAGGCCTGCTGCTACTGTCGATCTGGTTTGGTGTGCTCTTCGTCCAGCAGTCCGCCCTGGGTGGCGGTACCGTCTGGTTGCTCCTGATGACCCTGCTGGCGCTGCTGTTCGGCGTGCACATGGTCATGGCCATCGGTGGTGCCGACATGCCGGTGGTGGTGTCGATGCTCAACAGCTACTCCGGCTGGGCCGCAGCGGCCATGGGCTTCATGCTCGGCAATGACCTGCTGATCGTGGTCGGTGCCCTGGTGGGTTCCAGCGGTGCCATCCTCAGCTACATTATGTGCAAGGCGATGAACCGCAAGTTCGTCAATGTCATCCTCGGTGGTTTTGGCACCGGCGCCAGCAAGAGCGGCGCCGCGGCGGGTCCTGCCGGCGAAGCCGGTGATGTTAAACCGATAGAGGCGGAAGAAGCGGCAGACCTGCTGGAAAACGCCCGTGAAGTCATGATAGTGCCGGGTTACGGCATGGCGGTGGCGCAGGCGCAGCATATCGTCTACGAAATCACCAAGAAGCTGCGTGACAAGGGCGTCAACGTACGCTTTGGTATTCACCCGGTGGCCGGGCGCATGCCGGGCCACATGAACGTGCTGCTGGCCGAAGCCCGGGTGCCCTACGATATCGTCTACGAAATGGACGAAATCAACGGTGACTTCTCCAAGGTGGATGTGTCCATCGTGATCGGTGCCAATGACATCGTTAACCCTGCGGCGCAGGAAGTGCCTGACAGCCCCATTGCCGGCATGCCGGTGCTGGAGCCCTGGAAAGGCAAGACCACCATCGTGCTCAAGCGCAGCATGGGTACCGGCTACGCCGGCGTTGATAACCCGCTGTTCTACAAGGACAACACGCGCATGCTGTTCGGCGATGCGAAGGAAAGCGTCGATGCGGTGCTGAAGTTCCTGAGTCACTAA
- a CDS encoding MFS transporter, with product MSGTLEVTLPLGETASARPAKTARKNVIAISVGNGLEMYDFTVYSFFAAVIGQLFFNVESPAVALLLSLATFGVGFVMRPLGAVLIGNYADRHGRKAALTLTIALMTLGTALIALTPTYDSIGLAATVLLVLGRLLQGLSAGGEIGAASAALMESDNRHRRCYMVSWQLASQGAAALAGALVGFAINGLLEENEILAWGWRIPFILGLLIGPVGLYIRRNLDETHTGTSTEASPIKTVLKTQWRTIICGMLMIWAGTASMYIEVFYMPTYLIRELNYPATTAFAVAVLAGLTLFILPPILGRFCDRLHSRKTLPLIGLALTFVLIYPAFALLHNTTALWQALLIIGVLITLFATVSSSLFVLIMEAFRQQYRASGMSAIYGFGVTVFGGFTPLLVSMLIVWSGDKMAPAYYLMLAVVVSSIAMWRFPTPTRADNQHTAGALQ from the coding sequence ATGAGCGGCACTCTGGAAGTAACCTTACCGCTGGGGGAAACGGCTTCGGCCCGACCCGCCAAAACGGCACGTAAAAACGTAATCGCCATCTCGGTCGGCAATGGCCTCGAGATGTATGACTTCACCGTCTACAGCTTTTTCGCCGCCGTCATCGGCCAGCTGTTTTTCAACGTCGAAAGCCCGGCTGTCGCCTTGCTGCTATCGCTGGCCACCTTCGGCGTCGGCTTTGTCATGCGTCCCCTCGGCGCCGTGTTGATTGGCAACTACGCCGACCGCCACGGTCGCAAGGCGGCCCTCACGCTGACCATAGCGCTGATGACACTGGGCACCGCGCTGATCGCGCTAACACCTACCTATGACAGTATCGGCCTGGCAGCAACAGTGCTGCTGGTATTGGGGCGGCTACTGCAAGGCCTCTCGGCCGGTGGCGAGATTGGTGCCGCCTCCGCCGCCCTGATGGAATCGGACAACCGTCACCGCCGCTGTTACATGGTCAGCTGGCAGCTCGCCAGCCAGGGCGCAGCCGCACTGGCCGGTGCCCTGGTGGGCTTTGCCATTAACGGCCTGCTGGAAGAAAATGAGATCCTCGCCTGGGGCTGGCGGATTCCGTTTATCCTCGGCCTGCTTATCGGCCCGGTCGGGCTCTATATACGCCGCAACCTGGACGAAACCCACACGGGCACCAGCACCGAGGCATCGCCCATCAAGACCGTGCTGAAAACCCAGTGGCGCACCATCATCTGCGGCATGCTGATGATCTGGGCCGGTACCGCCTCGATGTATATCGAAGTGTTTTACATGCCGACCTACCTGATCCGCGAGCTCAACTACCCAGCCACCACCGCCTTTGCCGTTGCCGTGCTCGCGGGCCTGACACTCTTTATCCTGCCTCCGATACTGGGCCGTTTTTGCGACCGCCTACACAGTCGCAAGACCCTGCCATTGATCGGCCTGGCACTGACCTTCGTCCTGATCTACCCGGCGTTCGCGCTGCTGCACAACACCACCGCCCTGTGGCAGGCACTGCTGATTATCGGTGTACTGATCACCCTGTTCGCTACTGTCTCGTCCTCCCTCTTCGTACTGATCATGGAAGCCTTTCGCCAGCAGTATCGTGCCAGCGGCATGTCAGCCATCTATGGCTTCGGTGTCACCGTCTTTGGTGGATTCACGCCACTGCTGGTCTCGATGCTGATCGTCTGGAGTGGCGACAAGATGGCGCCGGCCTATTACCTCATGCTCGCGGTAGTAGTGAGCAGCATTGCCATGTGGCGCTTTCCCACACCAACCCGTGCAGACAATCAGCACACAGCAGGAGCCCTCCAATGA
- a CDS encoding sugar phosphate isomerase/epimerase family protein: MTQGDNSTVPHFSISSLSLTGTLDAKLQAIAAAGFDAVELGALDLSGAKDGLSGSIERIRSSGLRISALQEVRDFGGHSGRIMAYKIELAKTYLQLMARLGCRLLIVTPATSSHASVDIDRMAADLRTLATLATLRGIRIGFKPLAWAHDVHNYPLAWDIIKRAGNTNLSLVIDSFHLLAQAQGPESLAEIPVERISLVQLSDFAMSAIPALEDQIDIARHARLYPGEGSHGQSIRELIRYCQGIGYRGDYVFDVFNDKYLAQAPQDALQHATQSRQWLLDGLD; the protein is encoded by the coding sequence ATGACTCAAGGCGACAACAGCACAGTACCGCATTTTTCCATCAGCAGCCTGAGCCTGACCGGCACCCTGGACGCCAAACTCCAGGCCATAGCCGCGGCGGGCTTTGATGCCGTCGAACTGGGCGCACTGGATTTGTCGGGGGCCAAGGATGGCCTCAGCGGCTCGATAGAGCGCATCCGCAGCAGCGGCCTGCGCATCAGCGCGCTGCAGGAAGTGCGTGACTTTGGCGGGCACTCAGGCCGGATCATGGCCTACAAGATTGAGCTGGCCAAAACCTACCTGCAACTCATGGCTCGCCTGGGCTGTCGCCTGCTGATCGTCACCCCCGCCACCTCGTCCCACGCTTCGGTGGATATAGACCGCATGGCGGCGGACCTGCGCACCCTGGCGACACTGGCAACGCTGCGCGGTATCCGTATCGGCTTCAAGCCGCTGGCCTGGGCCCACGATGTGCACAACTATCCGCTGGCCTGGGACATTATCAAACGGGCGGGCAACACCAACCTCAGCCTGGTGATCGACAGCTTCCACCTGCTGGCCCAGGCTCAGGGTCCTGAGTCCCTGGCCGAGATTCCTGTTGAGCGTATCAGCCTGGTGCAGTTGTCGGATTTTGCCATGAGCGCCATTCCGGCTCTGGAAGACCAGATCGATATCGCCCGCCATGCCCGTCTTTACCCGGGGGAAGGCAGCCATGGCCAGAGCATCCGTGAACTGATTCGCTACTGCCAGGGTATCGGCTACCGGGGGGATTATGTGTTCGACGTTTTCAACGACAAGTACCTGGCCCAGGCACCGCAGGATGCGCTGCAACACGCCACCCAGTCACGCCAGTGGCTGCTCGACGGGCTGGACTGA
- a CDS encoding helix-turn-helix domain-containing protein, with protein sequence MTAPTRSRTASDQAQIPHFSLYGEAGTIEDPAFVHIENITSRSSVHGWVIKPHRHGRMFQMICMFSGGVEVQLDEKVHRLEGPWAITIPPGAVHGFRFEPDTLGMVLTLAEPMLSDASYSRSQPYFEPLLSTPMTIAFEQNGPHFAQLQHLLRQIDWEFNRPDTGRALMCEWLAQAVLMTLRRQLDLHGLSAESASTPSATLAAFRQQVEAHFRDHRTVVEYADSLGTSAARLNRLCKQLLAKTAKAVPQERLLLETKRRLIYTRSNLDEIAYDLGFQDPAYFSRFFKRATGLTPGRFRSENNFDTTPE encoded by the coding sequence GTGACAGCACCCACCCGTTCCCGCACAGCCTCAGACCAGGCGCAGATTCCGCACTTCAGCCTCTATGGCGAAGCCGGCACCATTGAAGACCCGGCCTTTGTGCATATTGAAAACATCACCAGCCGCAGCAGCGTGCATGGCTGGGTCATCAAGCCACACCGCCACGGTCGCATGTTTCAGATGATCTGCATGTTTTCAGGCGGTGTAGAGGTCCAGCTGGACGAAAAGGTACATAGGCTGGAAGGCCCCTGGGCCATCACCATTCCGCCCGGTGCCGTGCATGGGTTTCGTTTCGAGCCGGACACCCTCGGCATGGTGCTGACACTGGCCGAGCCCATGCTCAGCGATGCATCCTACAGCCGCAGCCAGCCCTATTTCGAACCCCTGCTCAGCACCCCCATGACCATCGCCTTCGAGCAGAACGGGCCACATTTCGCGCAGCTGCAGCACTTGTTGCGCCAGATCGACTGGGAGTTTAACCGCCCCGATACCGGCCGCGCCCTGATGTGCGAATGGCTGGCCCAGGCGGTACTGATGACGCTGCGGCGCCAGCTTGACCTGCACGGCCTGTCGGCAGAATCGGCCAGCACCCCCAGCGCCACCCTCGCCGCCTTCCGCCAGCAGGTCGAGGCGCATTTTCGCGACCACAGGACCGTGGTCGAGTACGCCGACAGCCTGGGCACCTCAGCTGCCCGGCTCAACCGCCTGTGCAAGCAACTGCTCGCCAAGACCGCCAAAGCCGTGCCACAGGAGCGCCTGCTGCTCGAAACCAAGCGCCGCCTGATCTATACCCGCAGCAACCTGGATGAAATTGCCTACGACCTGGGCTTCCAGGATCCGGCCTATTTCTCCCGCTTCTTCAAGCGCGCCACCGGCCTCACCCCCGGCCGCTTTCGCAGCGAAAACAACTTCGATACCACGCCGGAATAA
- a CDS encoding LysR family transcriptional regulator produces MKTHHLRAFLAVHEAGSLQAAARQLHITQPALSKAIKELENQYGVSLFNRSAHGITLTPYGQRLLGYARLMQETARRAQQDLESMQGALNSEVTIGITPVSSLLKPLVGSLNEFQRRHPAAKLRILEMRPAQLLEQLRQGGIDFAITSQVPVMESALEWQPICRIPNVVVVRKDHPLRKTRSLRALQQTGWITLDPPQDQSTYYYQLFAVNGVPLPTSVRECTSMTLARMLLQSTDLAALYSLEALEFDHIKAELSIVPLVENIPDSLISMVTPKRDIMTQAATELFRILLEDMRKRYPEFS; encoded by the coding sequence ATGAAAACCCATCACTTAAGAGCTTTTCTGGCGGTTCACGAAGCCGGCAGCCTGCAGGCCGCCGCACGGCAACTGCATATAACCCAGCCCGCTCTGAGCAAGGCGATCAAGGAGCTGGAAAACCAGTATGGCGTCAGCCTGTTCAACCGCAGTGCTCACGGCATCACCCTGACTCCCTATGGCCAGCGCCTGCTCGGCTATGCCCGCCTGATGCAGGAAACGGCTCGACGGGCACAGCAGGATCTGGAAAGCATGCAAGGGGCGCTGAACAGCGAAGTGACTATCGGCATAACCCCGGTGTCGTCGCTGCTCAAGCCGCTGGTTGGCAGTCTTAACGAATTTCAGCGCCGCCACCCCGCTGCCAAACTGCGTATTCTGGAGATGCGCCCGGCGCAGCTACTGGAACAGCTGCGCCAGGGCGGCATCGACTTCGCCATCACATCCCAGGTGCCCGTGATGGAAAGCGCACTGGAATGGCAACCCATCTGCCGCATTCCCAATGTCGTAGTGGTACGCAAGGATCACCCCTTGCGCAAGACAAGGTCGCTGCGCGCATTGCAGCAGACCGGCTGGATCACCCTAGATCCGCCGCAGGATCAGAGCACCTATTATTACCAGCTATTTGCTGTCAATGGCGTGCCGCTACCGACCAGCGTGCGGGAATGCACCTCAATGACGCTGGCGCGCATGCTGCTTCAAAGCACCGACCTGGCTGCGCTTTACTCCCTCGAAGCGCTGGAATTCGACCATATCAAGGCAGAGCTGAGCATAGTACCGCTGGTCGAAAACATTCCCGACAGCCTGATTTCAATGGTGACACCCAAGCGCGACATCATGACCCAAGCCGCCACAGAGCTGTTCCGAATCCTGCTTGAGGATATGCGCAAACGCTATCCGGAATTTTCATAG
- a CDS encoding LysR substrate-binding domain-containing protein, translating into MKNNWELVDLSVFCAVVKCGSFTEAAKELGYSGPYVSKRIADLETKLGARLFNRTTRSIQITPEGQIAHAWACKILDATQAMARDVANSKTSPTGSLRISTSLRLGRNHVAPILSQLVRDHPGLDVWLELVDRRVDLLEEGIDIDIRSGGVDEPHLVSQLVVESARILCATPEYLARQGTPKVLTDLSQHQCMLFRDGDYPFGSWRLNGPNGLETVRVSGNVLRSHHSDVVKNWALDGQGVILLSEWDAAASLRDGSFVRVLPQYSYKVDIWAVTQARLSHSARMKVCVDYLVEKLRVGPFALDTM; encoded by the coding sequence ATGAAGAATAACTGGGAGCTGGTCGACCTGTCGGTGTTCTGCGCGGTGGTCAAGTGCGGCAGTTTTACCGAGGCGGCGAAGGAGCTGGGTTATTCGGGGCCCTATGTCAGCAAGCGCATTGCGGACCTTGAAACCAAGCTCGGCGCCAGGCTGTTTAATCGCACCACGCGCAGCATTCAGATCACCCCCGAGGGGCAGATTGCCCATGCCTGGGCCTGCAAAATTCTGGATGCTACCCAGGCCATGGCCAGGGATGTGGCGAACAGCAAGACCTCACCGACCGGGAGCCTGCGCATCAGCACCAGCCTGCGGCTGGGGCGCAATCATGTCGCGCCCATCCTGTCGCAGCTGGTAAGGGATCATCCTGGGCTCGATGTATGGCTGGAGCTGGTGGATCGCCGGGTGGATTTGCTGGAAGAGGGTATCGATATCGACATAAGGTCCGGCGGCGTTGATGAGCCCCATCTGGTGTCGCAGCTGGTGGTGGAATCGGCCCGGATTTTATGTGCCACACCGGAGTATCTGGCAAGACAGGGTACGCCCAAGGTCCTGACCGACCTGAGTCAGCATCAGTGCATGCTGTTTCGGGATGGGGACTATCCCTTCGGTTCCTGGCGGCTGAATGGGCCCAATGGCCTTGAAACCGTTCGTGTGTCCGGCAATGTGCTGCGTTCTCATCACAGCGATGTGGTGAAAAACTGGGCGCTGGATGGCCAGGGCGTCATTCTGTTATCAGAGTGGGACGCCGCAGCCAGTTTGCGCGATGGCAGCTTCGTCAGGGTGTTGCCGCAATACAGTTACAAGGTTGATATCTGGGCCGTTACACAGGCGCGCCTGAGCCATTCGGCGCGAATGAAAGTCTGTGTCGATTATCTGGTTGAAAAGCTGAGAGTCGGTCCCTTTGCGCTGGATACCATGTGA